One part of the Spiroplasma turonicum genome encodes these proteins:
- a CDS encoding lipoprotein encodes MKKLLIILTSISVISTSSSAVISCDKSDDSKGTVTKKSLTSIKGNDLKLSPTSNDESAAKKAVINKIKSYLSIEVKETTDIIFKDFISATLDNGGSIKVSAVETSTKITGESTFNLIYKEEASPEPTEKIDLQNLEYKNIPAGVRTDGVFDSVNASYLGEDDKYDINEESILFSLNQMNSLNLKSGEDFTISELNKGEKGIGGSVIITATNDSKYIKGSTTLTFNKDILFSGLLKNRNIDKVYVNNDTVNNIESYITNNDYKFGFGSLIMEAIGVKNPALETFSSKLAIAGMNIIAKCELSKNEFIVTEVPQLDGIFKAERNVKFNITFVEDKRAFIKKGENNVTLDKGTSESSDNYYLSLKKAVYSKVSADFRTKVSESEFVKYTRITKSKDNYSVVLLPGSDIMYSHDRMVPLVASKLILSNSEITIQATIQK; translated from the coding sequence ATGAAAAAATTATTAATTATTTTAACTTCAATATCAGTAATTTCAACGTCATCTTCAGCAGTTATTTCATGTGATAAATCTGATGATAGTAAAGGTACTGTAACAAAAAAATCATTAACAAGTATTAAAGGAAATGACTTAAAGTTATCACCAACATCTAATGATGAATCAGCTGCAAAAAAAGCTGTAATAAATAAAATCAAATCATATTTATCAATAGAAGTTAAAGAAACCACAGATATAATATTTAAGGATTTTATTTCTGCAACTTTAGATAATGGTGGATCTATAAAAGTAAGTGCAGTTGAAACAAGTACAAAAATTACAGGTGAATCTACTTTTAACTTAATTTATAAAGAAGAAGCTTCACCAGAACCAACTGAAAAAATTGATTTACAAAATTTAGAATATAAAAATATTCCAGCAGGTGTAAGAACTGATGGTGTATTTGATAGTGTGAATGCATCTTATCTTGGTGAAGATGATAAATATGACATTAATGAAGAATCAATTTTATTTTCTTTAAACCAAATGAATAGTTTAAACTTAAAATCAGGTGAAGATTTTACTATTTCTGAATTAAATAAAGGTGAAAAAGGAATTGGGGGATCAGTTATAATAACTGCAACTAATGACTCAAAATACATTAAAGGGTCAACAACTTTAACCTTTAATAAAGATATATTATTTTCTGGTTTATTAAAAAATAGAAATATTGATAAAGTTTATGTAAATAATGATACAGTTAATAACATAGAATCTTATATTACTAATAATGATTACAAATTTGGATTTGGTTCATTAATTATGGAAGCAATTGGTGTTAAAAACCCTGCTTTGGAAACATTCTCAAGTAAGTTAGCCATTGCAGGAATGAATATAATAGCTAAATGTGAATTAAGTAAAAATGAATTTATTGTTACTGAAGTTCCACAATTAGATGGTATATTTAAAGCTGAACGTAATGTTAAATTTAATATAACATTTGTTGAAGATAAAAGAGCATTTATAAAAAAAGGTGAAAATAATGTTACTTTAGATAAAGGAACATCAGAGAGTAGTGATAATTATTACTTATCACTAAAAAAAGCAGTATACTCAAAAGTTTCTGCAGACTTCAGAACAAAAGTTTCTGAAAGTGAATTTGTTAAATATACAAGAATAACTAAGTCAAAAGACAATTATAGTGTTGTGTTATTGCCAGGTTCTGATATCATGTATTCTCATGATCGAATGGTTCCATTAGTTGCATCAAAATTAATATTAAGTAATTCTGAAATAACTATTCAAGCTACAATTCAAAAATAA
- the glpK gene encoding glycerol kinase GlpK: MEKYILTLDEGTTSARSLITNKKGEIVAVDQTEFAQHYPKEGWVEQDAIEIWNTQRSTLVQVLNKSEINSKQISAIGITNQRETVVVWNKETGLPIYNAIVWQDQRTAKYCEEMTQEQYDLVRKKTGLIINPYFSATKIKWILDNVHNARGLANENKLMFGTINTWLIYRLTGGEVFVTDHTNAQRTLLYNIHNNDWDEELLQLFNIPKSILPEIKSCSEEYGKTFPGLISKNDTTRIPICSSIGDQQSALFGQLCLNPGEVKITYGTGCFILMNTGEEKVESSHGLLTTIAASYNGKITYALEGSVMIAGAAIQWLRDNLRIVYNAIETEWYAGQVNDDRRVYVVPSFTGLGSPYWDSYSRGAIFGLDRGTKREHIVRATLESIAYQANDVISAMQKDLKKDISLLKVDGGASNNKFMMQFQSDISRTNVLKPTNIETTAMGAAYLAGLAVKYWKDIEEIKQNYDVDFKLEQSISEKDANKLIKGWNVAVSRTFSWTKDIE; encoded by the coding sequence ATGGAAAAATATATATTAACATTAGATGAAGGTACAACAAGTGCTAGAAGTCTTATAACAAACAAAAAAGGAGAAATAGTTGCAGTAGACCAAACTGAATTCGCACAACATTACCCTAAGGAAGGATGAGTTGAACAAGATGCTATTGAAATTTGAAATACTCAACGTTCAACATTAGTTCAGGTTTTAAATAAATCTGAAATAAACTCAAAACAAATATCTGCAATTGGAATAACCAATCAAAGAGAAACAGTTGTAGTTTGAAATAAAGAAACTGGTTTACCAATTTACAACGCAATTGTTTGACAAGATCAAAGAACTGCAAAATATTGTGAAGAAATGACTCAAGAACAATATGATTTAGTCAGAAAAAAAACTGGATTAATAATAAATCCTTATTTCTCTGCAACAAAAATAAAATGAATTTTAGATAATGTTCATAACGCAAGAGGACTTGCAAATGAAAACAAATTGATGTTTGGAACTATTAATACTTGATTAATATATAGATTGACTGGTGGAGAGGTTTTTGTAACAGATCACACAAATGCTCAAAGAACTTTATTATATAATATTCATAATAACGATTGAGATGAAGAATTATTACAATTATTTAACATACCTAAAAGTATATTACCTGAAATTAAATCTTGTTCTGAAGAATATGGTAAAACGTTTCCAGGTCTTATTTCAAAAAACGATACAACAAGAATACCAATTTGTTCATCAATAGGTGACCAACAAAGTGCATTATTTGGACAATTATGTTTAAATCCAGGAGAAGTTAAAATCACTTATGGAACAGGTTGTTTTATATTGATGAATACAGGTGAAGAAAAAGTTGAATCTTCACACGGATTATTAACAACTATTGCAGCATCATACAATGGAAAAATAACATATGCTTTAGAAGGTTCTGTTATGATTGCTGGAGCAGCTATTCAATGATTAAGAGATAATTTGAGAATTGTATATAATGCTATTGAAACAGAATGATATGCTGGACAAGTAAATGATGATAGAAGAGTTTATGTAGTTCCATCATTTACTGGTCTTGGTTCACCTTATTGAGATTCTTATTCTCGTGGTGCTATATTTGGTCTTGATAGAGGTACAAAAAGAGAACATATTGTTAGAGCAACTCTTGAATCCATTGCATATCAAGCAAATGATGTTATAAGTGCAATGCAAAAAGATTTAAAGAAAGATATATCTTTATTAAAAGTTGATGGAGGTGCGTCTAATAACAAATTTATGATGCAATTTCAATCTGATATAAGTAGAACTAATGTTTTAAAACCTACAAATATTGAAACAACAGCAATGGGTGCTGCATATCTTGCTGGATTAGCAGTAAAATATTGAAAAGATATTGAAGAAATTAAACAAAATTATGATGTTGACTTTAAGCTTGAACAAAGTATATCAGAAAAAGATGCAAATAAACTTATTAAAGGATGAAATGTAGCTGTATCAAGAACATTTAGTTGAACAAAAGATATTGAATAA
- a CDS encoding MIP/aquaporin family protein: MENWFTHFGTELLGTFILIILGNGIVANVVLKNTKGNNAGWLSITIGWSFAVIIGATIASALKGAAHLNPAVTIAFVVNGWEKNIGSLGLIPIFIIGQLIGAILAQIVIDIFYIKHITNSISDNKNNNVLAMHSTGPQYRNIFSNFFCEFFATLILVVGIFSLSNWFSSATWMGPIFVGFIVLAIGLSLGGTTGYAINPFRDLCPRIVHQLLPLKGKSNSDWSYSWIPVVAPMLAGIMGGALFLI; encoded by the coding sequence ATGGAAAACTGATTTACACACTTTGGTACAGAATTGCTAGGTACTTTCATTTTAATTATTTTAGGTAATGGTATTGTAGCAAATGTAGTTTTAAAAAATACTAAGGGTAATAATGCAGGGTGATTATCAATAACAATTGGATGATCATTTGCTGTTATTATTGGAGCAACTATAGCTAGTGCTTTAAAAGGAGCTGCTCATCTTAATCCTGCTGTTACAATTGCTTTTGTTGTGAATGGTTGAGAAAAAAATATTGGAAGCTTAGGCTTAATCCCTATTTTTATTATTGGACAATTAATTGGTGCAATATTAGCTCAAATAGTAATTGATATTTTTTACATTAAACATATTACTAACTCTATTTCAGACAATAAAAATAATAATGTTCTTGCTATGCATTCTACAGGTCCACAATATAGAAATATTTTTAGTAATTTTTTCTGTGAATTTTTTGCTACATTAATATTAGTTGTAGGTATATTTTCTTTAAGCAATTGATTTTCAAGTGCAACTTGAATGGGTCCAATATTTGTTGGTTTTATTGTCCTAGCAATTGGTCTATCATTAGGTGGAACAACTGGTTATGCGATAAATCCCTTTAGAGATTTATGTCCTAGAATTGTACATCAATTATTACCTTTAAAAGGAAAAAGTAATTCTGACTGATCTTATTCTTGAATTCCTGTTGTAGCTCCAATGCTTGCAGGGATAATGGGTGGTGCTTTATTTTTAATTTAA
- a CDS encoding GntR family transcriptional regulator: MKKWQAIYEYLIGLIHNNIIKDGECLPSENNLKVKFKCSVQPIRKAYFKLKEDKLITSLQGKGYIPYKESTNVLLSFSELFPNAISKYKYLGKISLTKDLKIKTNFLYENFVHKIIVKRFIDNELFIYQISYISDYLLKTIIDIDLINKKGLMHFFNNCLKYKINYSVKQIITLKKEDIKDWNNNIFVNEDNLILDKGMLFTLTQDLVEYRESYYKFKNFKWSFIEYYK; encoded by the coding sequence ATGAAAAAATGACAAGCAATATATGAATATTTAATTGGATTAATTCATAATAATATAATTAAAGATGGTGAATGCTTACCATCAGAAAATAATTTAAAAGTAAAGTTTAAATGTTCTGTACAACCTATAAGAAAAGCATATTTTAAATTAAAAGAAGATAAACTAATTACTTCTTTGCAAGGAAAAGGTTATATACCTTACAAAGAAAGCACAAATGTTTTATTATCTTTTTCTGAATTATTTCCAAATGCAATAAGCAAATATAAATATCTTGGCAAAATATCTTTGACTAAAGATTTAAAAATAAAAACAAATTTTTTATATGAAAACTTTGTTCATAAAATAATTGTTAAAAGATTTATTGATAATGAGTTATTTATATATCAAATATCTTATATTTCTGATTATCTATTAAAAACCATTATTGATATTGACCTCATAAATAAAAAAGGTTTAATGCATTTTTTTAACAATTGTTTAAAATATAAAATTAATTATTCTGTAAAACAAATAATCACATTAAAAAAAGAAGATATTAAAGATTGGAACAATAACATTTTTGTAAATGAAGATAATTTAATTCTAGATAAGGGAATGTTGTTTACTTTAACACAAGATTTAGTGGAATATAGAGAAAGTTATTATAAGTTTAAGAATTTTAAATGAAGTTTTATTGAATATTATAAATAA
- a CDS encoding J domain-containing protein: MTAYRIIRWLVFIVISSIGILSIIFLNNYHGTIEKVLKGIPQLYNFDLNTNSKNFNVNGTLFWIIMGIFLTGFFYILFFLSFIIDVIKANKKLMSLNFINLIFMLIFGIVIVYLNYKVMLFFGQFIDNQDINGNTEYNYDTYNFITLLINCFTGFYVVSMFLFIINILPYKKQLKFWLAITFRWNTASVNVNNIENTNNKNNKINKKLRINNYINKTNLEKVTTNFNRLIWSNEFNNEIILDTEEVEALIDKYKTYSDFKSLTTFTFRNKFSMNIADENFQIQLYPSFLKEIDRSFYHINLISKYSRRIFMAAYYKFAYYVAFALEHSLNIVYARITTQILTFDNLDTKILKLTSENLNNFVLKLYNVVRSFEASNFKDYQNSYTYFDIGKVFYNELTNQIAKIFEYSYNEIIRIQDEMYTGEYNDDVLKHKNDKVKTAFDYFGLAYNSTYEEFKSRYREIIKKTHPDSVRINSESLIKLTTMININKEILEEYFQTI; encoded by the coding sequence ATGACTGCATATAGAATAATAAGATGGCTAGTTTTTATAGTAATTTCAAGCATAGGTATTTTATCAATAATATTTTTAAATAATTATCATGGAACAATTGAAAAAGTATTAAAAGGTATTCCACAATTATATAATTTTGATTTAAATACAAACTCAAAAAACTTTAATGTAAATGGAACTTTATTTTGAATAATAATGGGTATTTTTTTAACAGGATTTTTTTATATTTTGTTTTTCTTATCTTTTATAATTGATGTTATAAAAGCAAATAAAAAACTAATGTCATTAAATTTTATTAATTTAATTTTCATGTTAATTTTTGGAATTGTAATTGTATATTTAAATTATAAAGTTATGTTATTTTTTGGACAATTTATAGATAATCAAGACATTAATGGAAATACTGAATATAACTATGATACTTACAATTTTATAACCTTATTAATTAATTGTTTTACTGGATTTTATGTTGTTTCAATGTTTTTATTCATAATAAATATTTTACCATATAAAAAACAATTGAAATTTTGATTAGCAATAACATTTAGATGAAATACTGCAAGTGTAAATGTTAATAACATTGAAAATACAAATAATAAAAACAATAAAATTAATAAAAAGTTAAGAATTAACAATTACATTAATAAAACTAATTTGGAAAAAGTTACAACAAACTTTAATAGACTTATTTGAAGTAATGAATTTAATAATGAAATAATACTTGACACAGAAGAAGTTGAAGCTCTAATTGATAAATATAAAACTTATAGTGATTTTAAAAGTTTAACGACTTTTACATTTAGAAATAAATTTAGTATGAATATAGCTGATGAAAATTTTCAAATACAGTTATATCCTTCTTTTTTAAAAGAAATAGATAGATCATTCTATCATATAAATTTAATTTCTAAATATTCTAGAAGAATATTTATGGCAGCATATTATAAATTTGCATATTATGTTGCATTTGCATTAGAACATAGTTTAAATATTGTTTATGCAAGAATAACAACTCAAATTTTAACTTTTGATAACTTGGACACTAAAATATTAAAATTAACTTCTGAAAACTTAAATAACTTTGTTCTTAAACTATATAATGTTGTAAGAAGTTTTGAAGCTTCTAACTTTAAAGATTATCAAAACTCATATACATATTTTGATATAGGTAAAGTTTTTTATAATGAATTAACAAATCAAATAGCAAAAATTTTTGAGTACAGTTATAATGAAATCATAAGAATTCAAGATGAAATGTATACTGGTGAATATAATGATGATGTTTTAAAACATAAAAATGATAAAGTAAAAACTGCTTTTGATTATTTTGGTTTAGCTTATAACTCGACTTATGAAGAATTTAAATCAAGATATAGAGAAATTATTAAAAAAACACATCCTGATTCAGTAAGAATTAATTCAGAATCATTAATAAAACTTACTACAATGATAAATATAAATAAAGAGATATTAGAAGAATATTTTCAAACGATCTAA
- a CDS encoding GNAT family N-acetyltransferase, which produces MEGINFRAVFNVDNKLFFDALLVRKKVFVDEQNVDITEEIDDFDDKAYHVVGYLLNEAVCCARIYSNDNKWYWGRIAVLGKYRGKKIGNKLMDFLKDFSKKELSLHEVYIHAQNYAVNFYEKNGFKKISDVYMDTNIEHVDMKLLIENED; this is translated from the coding sequence ATGGAAGGTATAAATTTTAGAGCTGTATTTAATGTAGATAATAAATTGTTTTTTGATGCATTATTAGTTAGAAAAAAGGTATTTGTCGATGAACAAAATGTTGATATAACTGAAGAAATCGATGATTTTGATGATAAAGCATATCATGTTGTTGGATATTTGCTTAATGAAGCGGTTTGTTGTGCCAGAATTTATAGTAATGATAATAAATGATACTGAGGAAGAATAGCAGTATTAGGTAAATATAGAGGCAAAAAAATAGGTAATAAACTAATGGATTTTTTAAAAGATTTTTCAAAAAAAGAACTTAGTTTACATGAAGTATATATTCATGCACAAAATTATGCAGTAAATTTTTATGAAAAAAATGGTTTTAAAAAAATTAGTGATGTTTATATGGACACAAACATTGAACATGTTGATATGAAATTATTAATTGAAAATGAGGATTAA
- a CDS encoding UvrD-helicase domain-containing protein translates to MNLSNEQKIIINNIIENNIIVEAVAGSGKTTTALEMAKKYKNKNFLLITYNKGLKDDTRNKVKLLDIYNIEIENYHSLTINYYGKKNGTTDTSIIEVINDNNKIINNYIPDVIILDEIQDMNTLYYKFILKLIKDINNDKISICVLGDRKQTLYQFKGSDYRFLEKADDLFNVNNKNWLRLKLSTSFRVPSKVCNFLNKSFYKYDFIYSNNLSDIDVDYIIYDPSNINKLSKKILNEIDKYGIENTFLLSNSTKTSSNINPLNNIMNIINDNYALYVRENIRRKDKSFKKNKIEITTINSTKGREKDLVIVYGFDEFYFKAYAKEENCKYPCDKFYVAITRAKQKVILLHSSWSSPLCFLDKKQLLYTCNIIGNIDILFKKCENKNNNKNNDKMFDVTSLTEYADSNIIYKFIKSLHIEEIPFLNKNNVDFSNTPFSVNITYKNKIIKEDVSAINGSLITYIQLYLKGNFLEEITQWINIIIEIKKQEDINFHLNREIERINEILEKKSLSMKELTELTCVIDTAQSGRNYKYLQLKDTNFEWLKDDFFSNTIMLIKEIDKTNSIKFEKSLRLNNTNSIVIKKLCEELNFNSITINGRCDGYSELDKTIWEFKLTKSIDEEMYFQTLMYAYMLYINGHEIENIYLFDIYKLKIIKLSLDFKNFEEVLYDLLKFKCTQNKVKSDEQFFKELNNYE, encoded by the coding sequence GTGAATTTATCAAATGAGCAAAAAATTATTATTAATAACATTATAGAAAACAATATTATTGTTGAAGCAGTTGCTGGTAGTGGGAAAACTACAACAGCTTTAGAAATGGCTAAAAAATATAAAAATAAAAATTTTTTATTAATAACTTATAATAAGGGTCTAAAAGATGATACAAGAAACAAAGTTAAATTATTAGATATTTATAATATTGAAATTGAGAATTATCATTCATTAACAATTAATTATTATGGTAAAAAAAATGGAACAACTGATACATCTATAATTGAAGTAATTAATGATAATAATAAAATAATTAATAATTACATTCCAGATGTAATTATTTTAGATGAAATACAAGATATGAATACATTATATTATAAATTTATATTGAAACTTATTAAAGATATTAATAACGATAAAATTTCAATTTGTGTTTTAGGAGATCGTAAACAAACATTGTATCAATTTAAAGGCTCTGATTACAGGTTTTTAGAAAAAGCAGATGATTTGTTTAATGTAAATAATAAAAATTGATTAAGATTGAAGTTATCTACAAGTTTTAGAGTTCCTAGTAAAGTTTGTAATTTTTTAAATAAATCTTTCTATAAATATGATTTTATATATTCAAATAATTTAAGTGACATAGATGTAGATTATATAATTTATGATCCATCAAATATTAATAAACTATCCAAAAAAATACTTAATGAAATTGATAAATATGGTATTGAAAATACTTTTTTGCTATCTAATTCAACAAAAACATCATCAAATATTAATCCATTAAATAATATTATGAATATAATCAATGATAACTATGCTCTTTATGTAAGAGAAAATATTAGAAGAAAAGATAAAAGCTTTAAAAAAAATAAAATTGAAATAACAACAATTAATTCAACAAAAGGAAGAGAAAAAGACCTTGTAATAGTTTATGGTTTTGATGAATTTTACTTTAAAGCATATGCTAAAGAAGAAAACTGCAAATATCCATGTGATAAATTTTATGTTGCGATAACAAGAGCAAAACAAAAAGTTATACTTTTACACTCATCTTGAAGCTCACCTTTGTGTTTTTTAGATAAGAAACAGCTATTATACACATGTAACATTATTGGAAATATTGATATTTTATTTAAAAAATGTGAAAATAAGAATAATAATAAAAATAATGATAAAATGTTTGATGTAACTTCATTAACTGAATATGCAGATTCAAATATCATTTATAAATTTATAAAGTCTTTACATATTGAAGAAATTCCTTTTTTAAATAAAAATAATGTTGATTTTTCAAACACGCCATTTTCAGTAAACATTACTTATAAAAATAAAATTATAAAAGAAGATGTATCAGCAATAAATGGTTCATTAATAACTTATATTCAATTATATTTAAAAGGAAATTTTTTAGAAGAAATTACCCAATGAATTAATATAATTATTGAAATTAAAAAACAAGAAGATATAAATTTTCATTTGAATAGAGAAATTGAAAGAATTAATGAAATATTAGAAAAAAAATCATTGAGTATGAAAGAACTAACAGAATTAACTTGTGTAATTGACACTGCACAATCAGGAAGAAACTATAAATATTTACAATTAAAAGATACAAATTTCGAATGACTTAAAGACGACTTTTTTAGCAACACCATTATGTTAATTAAGGAAATTGATAAAACAAATTCAATAAAATTTGAAAAATCGCTTAGATTAAATAATACTAATTCAATAGTAATAAAAAAATTATGTGAAGAACTAAATTTTAATAGTATAACTATTAATGGTAGATGTGATGGATACAGTGAACTTGATAAGACAATCTGAGAGTTTAAATTAACTAAAAGTATTGATGAAGAGATGTATTTTCAGACATTAATGTATGCTTATATGTTATATATTAATGGTCATGAAATAGAAAATATATATTTATTTGATATATATAAACTAAAAATTATTAAGTTATCTTTGGATTTTAAAAATTTTGAAGAAGTTTTATATGATTTATTAAAATTTAAATGCACACAAAACAAAGTAAAAAGTGATGAACAATTTTTTAAGGAGTTAAATAATTATGAATAA
- the glpO gene encoding type 2 glycerol-3-phosphate oxidase, which produces MNNYDICIIGAGIIGASIARELSKYNKKILLLEANARVAMETTAGNSGLVHGGFDPTPGKLNAKLNILGKKRYEDWINEMEFPYLRINSTVVAFNETEFEDLKMLYKRGLENGLSIDELELLNHKEILDREPNLSQEVIAALVCNSSIAVDSVELTKTLIRNSIKNGVNLKLNSKVIEITKNDEEFIIKTSKIEEFKSKVIINAAGHYADVISSMAGHDDFKLTTRRGEYRILEKTERGIVNSVIFMVPTIHGKGVIVAPMLDGHIMVGPTSEENVSKEETRLVTKNKFDEIGKIGKKLVPSLNIDKTSMTYSGSRPIESTTDDFWIKPSHSDCCFINVAGMKSPAIASAPAIADYVIELVKNAIGEMEMNKNYNPIEKSIIPII; this is translated from the coding sequence ATGAATAACTATGATATTTGCATTATTGGTGCTGGCATTATTGGTGCTTCTATAGCAAGAGAATTATCTAAATATAATAAAAAAATTTTATTATTAGAAGCAAATGCAAGGGTCGCTATGGAAACTACAGCAGGTAATTCAGGTTTAGTACATGGTGGTTTTGATCCAACTCCAGGAAAGCTAAATGCTAAATTAAATATACTAGGAAAAAAAAGATATGAGGATTGAATTAATGAAATGGAGTTTCCTTATTTAAGAATTAATTCAACAGTAGTAGCTTTTAATGAAACTGAGTTTGAAGATTTAAAAATGTTATATAAAAGAGGTTTAGAAAACGGTTTAAGTATAGATGAATTAGAATTATTAAATCATAAAGAAATACTTGATCGAGAACCAAATTTATCTCAAGAAGTAATTGCGGCTTTAGTTTGCAATTCTTCTATTGCAGTTGATAGTGTTGAATTAACTAAAACACTTATTAGAAATTCAATAAAAAATGGAGTTAACTTAAAACTAAACTCTAAAGTTATTGAAATTACTAAAAATGATGAAGAATTTATTATAAAAACTTCAAAAATAGAAGAATTTAAGTCTAAAGTTATAATTAACGCTGCTGGTCACTATGCTGATGTAATTAGTTCAATGGCAGGACATGATGATTTTAAACTCACTACAAGAAGGGGCGAATATAGAATTTTAGAGAAAACTGAAAGGGGGATTGTAAATTCAGTTATATTTATGGTACCTACAATTCATGGTAAAGGTGTAATTGTCGCACCTATGTTAGACGGTCATATAATGGTTGGTCCAACATCTGAAGAAAATGTTTCAAAAGAAGAAACAAGATTAGTTACTAAAAATAAATTTGATGAGATTGGTAAAATAGGTAAAAAACTAGTACCTAGTTTGAATATAGATAAAACATCAATGACTTATTCTGGAAGCAGACCAATAGAATCTACGACTGATGATTTTTGAATTAAGCCTTCTCATTCTGATTGTTGTTTTATTAATGTTGCTGGAATGAAATCTCCAGCAATTGCAAGTGCACCAGCTATTGCTGATTATGTTATTGAATTAGTTAAAAATGCAATTGGTGAAATGGAAATGAACAAAAATTATAATCCAATTGAAAAGTCAATTATACCTATTATATAA
- a CDS encoding exonuclease domain-containing protein yields the protein MNKPSFIVIDFETANWLQIPCQVGIVTCEEGKITNRYETLISLPKGVSIDYKFTKIHKIRNQDLIGKPNFFELIPEIKSILTKGYTVIAHNAKFDMMVLKKALKLHDIEPFDFNFACSVDVIRSWFPGKFPRHSLKVLAEELGIKFLHHNALADSEATCEVLLKCFDTQEQFENALTYKKKRYRSFYEYCQS from the coding sequence ATGAATAAACCTAGTTTTATTGTAATAGACTTTGAAACAGCAAACTGGCTACAAATACCATGCCAGGTTGGTATTGTAACTTGTGAGGAAGGAAAAATAACTAATAGGTATGAAACATTAATTAGTTTGCCAAAAGGAGTTTCAATTGATTATAAATTTACTAAAATACATAAAATAAGAAATCAAGATTTAATAGGTAAACCCAATTTTTTTGAACTAATACCCGAAATTAAGAGTATATTAACTAAGGGGTATACTGTTATTGCTCATAATGCTAAATTTGATATGATGGTTTTAAAAAAAGCATTAAAACTTCATGATATAGAACCATTTGACTTTAATTTTGCATGTAGTGTTGATGTAATAAGAAGTTGATTTCCTGGAAAGTTTCCAAGACATAGTCTAAAAGTACTTGCAGAAGAATTAGGCATAAAATTTTTACACCATAACGCTTTAGCAGACTCTGAAGCAACTTGTGAAGTTTTACTAAAATGTTTTGATACACAAGAACAATTTGAAAATGCCTTAACATATAAGAAAAAAAGATATAGAAGCTTCTATGAATATTGCCAATCATAA